A part of Pantoea vagans genomic DNA contains:
- the barA gene encoding two-component sensor histidine kinase BarA, which yields MTKYSLRARMMILILAPTLMVGLLLSSFFVVHRYNELQRQVIDAGANIIEPLAISSEYSMTWHNRDAMRELVSLLHRRHSGIVRAISVFDNHNQLYVTSNHKQNLSLLQQDDIRALPDDVSMERHGSLLILRTPITSERYDVDELPDEDAKPAGNPLGYVAIELDLQSVRLQQYKEVFVATLMLLFCLCLAMLFAYRLMRDVTGPIRNMVTTVDRIRRGQLDSRVEGYMLGELNILKNGINAMAMSLTAYHEEMQHNIDQATYDLRETLEQLEIQNVELDLAKKRAQEAARIKSEFLANMSHELRTPLNGVLGFTRQMLKTQLRTTQRDYMQTIERSANNLLSIINDVLDFSKLEAGKLMLEAIPFPLRATLDETLVLLAPSAHEKGLELTVVCDSSVPDNVIGDALRLQQILINLIGNAIKFTEQGYIGLRVGQRVITQSRVELEIQVEDSGIGISEQQQTQLFQAFRQADASISRRHGGTGLGLVITQKLVREMGGEITFSSQPDQGSTFVIRVQLDLNPNAPGMPRVLETLSHARIAYVEADANVASAALEMLSATPLQIDYSETLEGLKASHYPLLLMAMPVGISQPELLNERLINGLLDRADNVLMALPSPMMLLADELKVRGIDGCIAKPISLTRLLPMLLDIHTRQVSELPLSPRLPLTVMAVDDNPANLKLIGALLEEQVQNILLCSSAEHAIREARQQSLDVILMDIQMPEIDGIRASEIIRGLPHHANTPIVAVTAHAIDGEREQLIKAGMNDYLAKPIDESKLRQLLARYTPPPVVSLPELQPILPTLDWQLALRQAANKPELARDLLRMLLEFLPEVHAKMAQFMTTNEVNALREIIHKLHGSASYSGVPRMKQLCHQLERGLLEASDIAALEPELLELQDEMENVAREARRLLGFGEV from the coding sequence ATGACCAAATACAGCCTGCGGGCGCGAATGATGATTTTAATCCTGGCACCCACGCTGATGGTTGGCCTGCTGCTCAGCTCATTTTTTGTGGTACACCGCTACAACGAACTGCAGCGCCAGGTGATCGATGCCGGGGCCAACATCATCGAACCCCTGGCGATTTCCAGCGAATACAGCATGACCTGGCACAATCGGGATGCCATGCGTGAGCTGGTCAGCCTGCTGCACCGCCGCCACTCCGGCATCGTGCGGGCCATCTCGGTGTTTGATAATCATAATCAGCTCTATGTCACCTCGAATCACAAGCAAAACCTCAGCCTGCTGCAACAGGATGATATCCGCGCCCTGCCTGACGATGTCTCAATGGAGCGCCACGGCAGCCTATTAATTCTGCGCACGCCGATTACCTCCGAGCGTTACGATGTGGATGAATTACCGGATGAAGATGCCAAGCCCGCGGGCAATCCGCTGGGCTATGTGGCGATTGAACTGGATCTGCAGTCGGTGCGCCTGCAGCAGTACAAAGAGGTATTTGTTGCCACGCTGATGCTGCTCTTCTGCCTCTGTCTTGCCATGCTGTTTGCTTATCGCCTGATGCGCGATGTTACCGGCCCGATCCGCAACATGGTCACCACCGTTGACCGCATCCGTCGCGGCCAGCTCGACAGCCGCGTTGAGGGCTACATGCTGGGTGAACTCAACATTCTGAAAAACGGCATTAACGCGATGGCGATGTCGCTGACCGCCTATCACGAAGAGATGCAGCACAATATCGACCAGGCAACCTACGATTTAAGAGAGACGCTGGAGCAGCTGGAAATTCAGAACGTTGAGTTGGATCTGGCTAAGAAACGCGCGCAGGAAGCCGCGCGTATCAAATCTGAGTTTCTGGCCAATATGTCGCATGAGCTGCGAACGCCGCTCAATGGCGTACTGGGTTTTACCCGGCAGATGCTGAAAACCCAGCTGCGCACCACCCAGCGCGACTATATGCAAACCATTGAACGCTCAGCCAATAACCTGCTCAGTATTATCAACGACGTGCTCGATTTTTCGAAGCTGGAAGCGGGCAAGCTGATGCTGGAGGCGATCCCCTTCCCGCTGCGCGCCACGCTGGATGAAACCCTGGTGCTGCTGGCGCCGTCGGCGCATGAAAAGGGGCTGGAGCTGACGGTGGTGTGTGACAGCAGCGTGCCGGACAACGTGATTGGCGATGCGCTGCGCCTGCAACAGATTCTGATCAACCTGATTGGTAACGCCATCAAGTTTACCGAGCAGGGTTACATCGGCCTGCGCGTCGGACAGCGGGTGATTACCCAGTCCCGCGTCGAGCTGGAGATTCAGGTTGAGGATAGCGGTATCGGTATCTCTGAGCAGCAGCAGACACAGCTGTTCCAGGCGTTTCGTCAGGCTGACGCCAGCATTTCACGCCGTCATGGCGGCACCGGGCTGGGTCTGGTCATCACGCAAAAACTGGTGCGGGAGATGGGGGGAGAAATCACCTTCAGCAGCCAGCCGGATCAGGGTTCAACCTTTGTAATTCGCGTGCAGCTGGATCTTAATCCCAACGCGCCCGGCATGCCCCGCGTGCTGGAAACGCTGTCCCATGCGCGTATTGCTTATGTGGAAGCGGATGCTAACGTTGCCAGCGCCGCGCTGGAGATGCTGAGCGCTACCCCATTGCAGATTGACTACAGCGAAACGCTGGAGGGATTGAAAGCGTCTCACTATCCGCTGCTGCTGATGGCGATGCCGGTCGGTATCAGCCAGCCTGAACTGCTCAATGAGCGCCTGATCAATGGGCTGCTGGATCGGGCAGACAACGTGCTGATGGCCCTTCCCAGCCCGATGATGTTGCTGGCTGATGAACTAAAGGTACGCGGCATTGACGGCTGCATCGCTAAGCCGATCTCTCTGACGCGGCTTCTGCCGATGTTACTGGATATCCATACCCGCCAGGTCAGCGAACTACCGCTGTCACCGCGACTGCCGCTGACGGTGATGGCGGTGGATGATAATCCCGCCAACCTCAAGCTGATTGGCGCGCTGCTGGAGGAGCAGGTGCAGAACATCCTGCTGTGCAGCAGCGCCGAACACGCCATCCGCGAGGCACGTCAGCAGTCGCTGGATGTGATTCTGATGGATATTCAGATGCCTGAAATTGATGGCATTCGCGCCAGCGAAATTATCCGGGGTCTGCCGCATCACGCAAATACACCGATTGTGGCGGTGACCGCACATGCGATTGATGGCGAGCGTGAACAGCTGATCAAGGCGGGTATGAATGACTATCTTGCCAAGCCGATTGATGAGAGCAAGCTGAGACAGCTGCTGGCGCGCTATACGCCGCCGCCGGTGGTCTCCCTGCCGGAACTGCAGCCAATATTACCGACGCTGGACTGGCAGCTGGCGCTGCGTCAGGCGGCGAACAAACCCGAGCTGGCGCGCGATCTGCTACGAATGCTGCTGGAGTTTTTACCGGAAGTGCATGCGAAGATGGCGCAGTTTATGACGACCAATGAGGTCAACGCCCTGCGTGAAATTATTCACAAGCTGCACGGCAGTGCCAGCTACAGCGGCGTGCCGCGCATGAAGCAACTCTGTCATCAGCTGGAACGGGGGCTGCTGGAGGCCAGCGATATCGCCGCGCTGGAGCCGGAACTGCTGGAGCTGCAGGATGAGATGGAGAACGTCGCCAGAGAAGCCCGGCGACTGTTAGGGTTCGGGGAAGTCTGA
- the eno gene encoding phosphopyruvate hydratase, producing the protein MSKIVKVIGREIIDSRGNPTVEAEVHLEGGFVGLAAAPSGASTGSREALELRDGDKSRFLGKGVTKAVAAVNGPIAEAVKGKDAKDQANIDKIMIDLDGTENKSNFGANAILAVSLAAAKAAAASKGQALYEHIAELNGTPGKYSMPLPMMNIINGGEHADNNVDIQEFMIQPVGASNVKEAIRMGSEVFHNLAKVLKSKGMSTAVGDEGGYAPNLGSNAEALAVIAEAVKAAGYELGKDITLAMDCAASEFYKDGKYVLAGEGGKAFTSEEFTHFLEDLTKQYPIVSIEDGLDESDWDGFAYQTKVLGDKIQLVGDDLFVTNTKILKEGIDKGIANSILIKFNQIGSLTETLAAIKMAKDAGYTAVISHRSGETEDATIADLAVGTAAGQIKTGSMSRSDRVAKYNQLIRIEEALGSKAPFNGLKEVKGQ; encoded by the coding sequence ATGTCCAAAATCGTAAAAGTCATCGGTCGCGAAATTATCGACTCACGTGGTAACCCGACTGTTGAAGCTGAAGTGCATCTGGAAGGCGGTTTTGTAGGCCTGGCCGCTGCACCATCAGGTGCCTCTACCGGTTCACGCGAAGCGCTGGAACTGCGTGACGGTGACAAATCACGTTTCCTGGGCAAAGGCGTAACCAAAGCCGTTGCTGCAGTAAACGGTCCGATTGCTGAAGCGGTAAAAGGCAAAGACGCGAAAGATCAGGCGAACATCGATAAGATCATGATCGACCTGGACGGTACTGAGAACAAATCTAACTTCGGTGCTAACGCCATTCTGGCTGTTTCACTGGCAGCGGCTAAAGCAGCTGCAGCTTCTAAAGGTCAGGCGCTGTATGAGCACATCGCTGAGCTGAACGGCACCCCAGGCAAATACTCTATGCCACTGCCTATGATGAACATCATCAACGGCGGCGAACATGCCGACAACAACGTCGACATCCAGGAATTCATGATCCAGCCGGTTGGCGCTTCTAACGTTAAAGAAGCTATCCGTATGGGTTCTGAAGTATTCCACAACCTGGCAAAAGTGCTGAAAAGCAAAGGCATGAGCACGGCAGTCGGTGACGAAGGCGGCTACGCGCCTAACCTGGGTTCCAACGCCGAAGCGCTGGCCGTTATCGCTGAAGCGGTAAAAGCAGCAGGCTACGAGCTGGGCAAAGACATCACCCTGGCGATGGACTGTGCGGCATCTGAGTTCTACAAAGATGGCAAATACGTTCTGGCCGGTGAAGGCGGTAAAGCGTTCACCTCTGAAGAGTTCACCCACTTCCTGGAAGATCTGACTAAACAGTATCCGATCGTCTCTATCGAAGATGGCCTGGACGAATCTGACTGGGACGGCTTCGCTTACCAGACCAAAGTGCTGGGCGACAAAATCCAGCTGGTGGGTGACGACCTGTTCGTAACCAACACCAAAATCCTGAAAGAAGGTATCGATAAAGGTATCGCTAACTCCATTCTGATCAAATTCAACCAGATCGGTTCTCTGACCGAAACCCTGGCTGCGATCAAAATGGCGAAAGACGCGGGCTACACTGCCGTGATCTCTCACCGTTCAGGCGAAACTGAAGATGCAACCATCGCTGACCTGGCGGTAGGTACTGCAGCGGGCCAGATCAAAACCGGTTCAATGAGCCGTTCTGACCGTGTTGCTAAGTACAACCAGCTGATCCGTATCGAAGAAGCGCTGGGTTCTAAAGCGCCATTCAACGGTCTGAAAGAAGTTAAAGGTCAGTAA
- the relA gene encoding GTP diphosphokinase: MVAVRSAHLNTEGDFALDQWIASLGIANPQSCQRVAETWRYCEAQTQGHPDQSLLLWRGIEMVEILSMLSMDIESLCAALIFPLANDEVVSEEELETAVGKGIVSLVHGVRDMDAIRQLKAIHNDSMASEQVDNVRRMLLAMVEDFRCVVLKLAERIMNLREMKDAPEDERVLAAKESTNIYAPLANRLGIGQLKWELEDYCFRYLHPDEYKRIAKLLHERRIDREQYIDNFVNNLRKEMVKEGVRAEVYGRPKHIYSIWRKMQKKSLAFDELFDVRAVRIVADRLQDCYGALGTVHTLYRHLPSEFDDYVANPKPNGYQSIHTVVLGPQGKTVEIQIRTRQMHEDAELGVAAHWKYKEGPTSSSARGAAGHEERIAWLRKLISWQEEMADSGELLEEVRSQVFDDRVYVFTPKGDVVDLPAGSTPLDFAYHIHSDIGHRCIGAKIGGRIVPFTYQLQMGDQVEVITQKQPNPSRDWLNPNLGYITTSRGRSKIHNWFRKQDRDKNIIAGRQILDNELNQLDISLREAEKLLLPRYNVTSLEELLAAIGGGDIRLNQMVNFLQAKLNKPSAEEEDREALRQLTQKSYSQPARKESGRVVVEGVGNLMHHIARCCQPIPGDDIVGFITQGRGISIHRADCDQLSELISHAPERIVDAVWGESYSSGYSLVVRVTANDRSGLLRDITTILANEKVNVLGVSSRSDTKKQLATIDMDIEIYNHQVLGRVLARLNQVSDIIDARRLH; this comes from the coding sequence ATGGTTGCGGTCAGAAGTGCGCATTTAAATACTGAGGGGGATTTCGCCCTCGACCAGTGGATCGCCAGTCTCGGTATTGCCAACCCGCAATCCTGTCAACGCGTTGCTGAGACCTGGCGCTACTGCGAAGCGCAGACGCAGGGCCATCCCGATCAGTCGCTGCTCCTGTGGCGCGGTATCGAGATGGTGGAAATCCTCTCCATGCTCAGCATGGATATTGAAAGCCTGTGTGCGGCGCTGATTTTCCCGCTGGCTAACGATGAAGTGGTGAGTGAAGAGGAGCTGGAAACCGCCGTCGGCAAAGGCATCGTCTCGCTGGTACACGGCGTGCGCGATATGGACGCCATCCGCCAGCTGAAAGCGATCCACAACGACTCCATGGCCTCTGAACAGGTCGATAACGTCCGCCGCATGCTGCTGGCGATGGTGGAAGATTTCCGCTGCGTGGTGCTGAAGCTGGCCGAACGCATCATGAACCTGCGCGAAATGAAAGATGCTCCGGAAGATGAGCGGGTGCTGGCCGCCAAAGAGAGCACCAACATCTATGCGCCCCTGGCCAACCGTCTCGGTATCGGTCAGCTCAAATGGGAGCTGGAAGATTACTGCTTCCGCTACCTGCATCCCGACGAATATAAGCGCATTGCTAAATTACTGCATGAGCGTCGCATCGATCGTGAACAGTACATCGATAACTTCGTCAACAATCTGCGCAAAGAGATGGTTAAAGAGGGCGTGCGCGCCGAAGTCTACGGTCGTCCGAAACACATCTACAGCATCTGGCGCAAGATGCAGAAAAAATCGCTGGCCTTTGATGAGCTGTTTGACGTGCGTGCGGTGCGCATCGTGGCCGATCGTCTGCAGGATTGCTACGGCGCGCTGGGCACGGTACATACCCTCTATCGCCATCTGCCGAGCGAATTCGATGACTACGTCGCTAACCCAAAACCCAACGGCTATCAGTCGATTCATACGGTGGTGTTAGGGCCGCAGGGCAAAACGGTAGAGATCCAGATCCGTACCCGCCAGATGCATGAAGATGCCGAGCTGGGCGTGGCGGCGCACTGGAAATATAAAGAGGGGCCAACCTCCAGCAGCGCGCGCGGCGCCGCGGGTCACGAAGAGCGTATTGCCTGGCTGCGTAAGCTGATTAGCTGGCAGGAAGAGATGGCCGACTCCGGCGAGCTTCTGGAAGAGGTCCGTAGCCAGGTGTTCGACGACCGGGTCTACGTCTTTACCCCGAAAGGTGACGTGGTGGATCTGCCGGCCGGATCGACGCCGCTCGACTTTGCCTATCATATTCACAGTGACATCGGTCACCGCTGCATCGGTGCAAAAATCGGTGGCCGCATCGTGCCGTTCACCTATCAGCTGCAGATGGGCGATCAGGTTGAAGTGATCACCCAGAAACAGCCGAACCCGAGCCGCGACTGGCTCAACCCGAATCTGGGCTACATCACCACCAGCCGTGGCCGCTCGAAGATCCACAACTGGTTCCGCAAGCAGGATCGCGACAAGAACATTATCGCCGGACGGCAGATTCTGGATAACGAACTGAATCAGCTTGATATCAGCCTACGCGAAGCAGAGAAACTGCTGCTGCCGCGCTACAACGTGACCTCGCTGGAAGAGCTGCTGGCGGCGATTGGCGGCGGCGATATTCGTCTTAACCAGATGGTTAACTTCCTGCAGGCGAAGCTCAACAAGCCGAGTGCTGAAGAGGAAGATCGCGAAGCGCTGCGCCAGCTGACCCAGAAATCGTACTCGCAGCCTGCTCGCAAAGAGAGTGGGCGCGTGGTCGTCGAAGGCGTGGGCAATCTGATGCACCACATTGCCCGCTGCTGTCAGCCGATTCCGGGCGATGATATTGTCGGCTTCATCACCCAGGGGCGCGGTATCTCAATTCACCGCGCCGACTGCGACCAGCTCTCTGAACTGATTTCACATGCGCCGGAACGTATCGTCGATGCCGTATGGGGCGAGAGCTACTCCAGCGGTTACTCGCTGGTGGTGCGCGTCACCGCCAACGATCGCAGCGGCTTGCTGCGTGACATCACCACCATTCTCGCCAACGAGAAAGTGAATGTACTGGGCGTCTCAAGCCGCAGCGACACGAAAAAGCAGCTGGCGACCATCGACATGGATATTGAGATCTACAACCATCAGGTACTGGGACGTGTCCTGGCGCGCCTGAACCAGGTCTCTGATATTATTGACGCCCGCCGCCTGCACTGA
- the pyrG gene encoding glutamine hydrolyzing CTP synthase: MTTNYIFVTGGVVSSLGKGIAAASLAAILEARGLNVTIMKLDPYINVDPGTMSPTQHGEVFVTDDGAETDLDLGHYERFIRTKMSRRNNFTTGRIYSEVLRKERRGDYLGATIQVIPHITNAIKERIIEGGEGHDVVLVEIGGTVGDIESLPFLEAIRQMAVDVGREHTMYMHLTLVPYMAAAGEVKTKPTQHSVKELLSIGIQPDVLICRSDRAVPANERAKIALFCNVPEKAVISLKDVDSIYKIPGMLKSQGLDDYICKRFNLNAPEANLAEWEQVIYEEANPGGEVTIGMVGKYVELPDAYKSVIEALKHGGLKNRVTVNIKLIDSQDVESRGVELLKDLDAILIPGGFGYRGVEGKLMTAQYARENNVPYLGICLGMQVALMEFARNVAGMPGANSTEFVPDCKYPVVALITEWRDEEGNVEVRSEQSDLGGTMRLGSQQCQLTPGSQVRQLYGSDTIVERHRHRYEVNNMLLKQIEAAGLRVAGRSGDDQLVEIIEIPNHPWFVACQFHPEFTSTPRDGHPLFAGFVKAAHEHQKRLAK, translated from the coding sequence ATGACAACGAATTATATTTTTGTGACCGGCGGGGTCGTTTCCTCTCTGGGTAAAGGCATTGCCGCCGCCTCCCTCGCAGCCATTCTCGAAGCTCGTGGTCTGAACGTGACCATCATGAAGCTGGACCCGTATATCAACGTGGATCCAGGCACCATGAGCCCGACCCAGCACGGCGAAGTTTTCGTCACTGATGACGGCGCTGAAACCGATCTCGATCTGGGTCACTACGAGCGCTTCATCCGCACCAAAATGTCGCGCCGTAACAACTTCACCACTGGCCGTATCTACTCAGAAGTCCTGCGCAAAGAGCGCCGTGGCGACTATCTGGGCGCAACCATTCAGGTTATCCCGCACATCACCAACGCCATCAAAGAACGCATTATTGAAGGCGGTGAAGGCCATGATGTGGTGCTGGTCGAAATCGGCGGCACGGTAGGGGATATCGAATCACTGCCGTTCCTGGAAGCGATTCGCCAGATGGCCGTGGATGTGGGCCGCGAACACACCATGTATATGCACCTGACGCTGGTACCGTACATGGCGGCGGCGGGTGAAGTGAAAACCAAACCGACTCAGCACTCCGTAAAAGAGCTGCTGTCGATTGGTATCCAGCCAGACGTGCTGATTTGCCGTTCTGATCGTGCCGTTCCGGCCAACGAACGCGCTAAAATCGCGCTGTTCTGTAACGTCCCTGAAAAAGCGGTTATCTCGCTGAAAGACGTGGATTCCATCTACAAGATTCCTGGCATGCTCAAGTCGCAGGGCCTGGATGACTACATCTGCAAGCGCTTCAACCTGAATGCACCGGAAGCCAACCTGGCCGAATGGGAGCAGGTGATCTATGAAGAAGCCAATCCGGGTGGTGAAGTCACCATCGGTATGGTGGGCAAGTATGTTGAGCTGCCGGATGCCTATAAGTCAGTGATCGAAGCGCTGAAACATGGTGGCCTGAAAAATCGCGTCACCGTGAATATCAAACTGATCGATTCGCAGGATGTTGAATCCCGCGGTGTCGAATTACTGAAAGATCTGGATGCGATTCTGATCCCAGGCGGCTTCGGCTACCGTGGTGTCGAAGGCAAGCTGATGACCGCCCAGTACGCACGCGAAAACAACGTGCCGTACCTCGGCATCTGTCTGGGCATGCAGGTCGCGCTGATGGAGTTCGCGCGCAATGTCGCGGGCATGCCGGGCGCCAACTCCACTGAATTTGTGCCAGACTGTAAATACCCGGTGGTGGCATTAATCACCGAATGGCGTGACGAAGAAGGCAACGTCGAAGTCCGCAGCGAGCAGAGCGATCTGGGCGGCACCATGCGTCTGGGTAGCCAGCAGTGTCAGTTAACGCCGGGCAGCCAGGTTCGCCAGCTCTACGGCTCTGACACCATCGTTGAGCGCCATCGCCACCGCTATGAAGTAAACAATATGCTGTTAAAGCAAATTGAAGCAGCCGGTCTGCGCGTAGCAGGTCGCTCGGGTGATGATCAACTGGTTGAGATTATCGAGATCCCGAACCATCCGTGGTTTGTGGCCTGCCAGTTCCACCCTGAGTTTACCTCGACCCCACGCGACGGCCATCCGTTGTTTGCCGGCTTTGTTAAAGCTGCGCATGAGCATCAGAAGCGTTTAGCGAAGTAA
- the mazG gene encoding nucleoside triphosphate pyrophosphohydrolase, which yields MNAIERLLGIMKTLRDPQHGCPWDREQTFTSIAPYTLEETYEVLDAIQREDFDDLRGELGDLLFQVVFYAQMASEQDRFNFEDICHAISDKLERRHPHIFGDATAETSSDVLKNWEAIKTAERADKAQHSALDDIPKALPALMRAHKIQKRCHNVGFDWTTLGPVVAKVHEEIDEVMHEAQQSVVDGEKLEEEIGDLLFATVNLSRHLGSKAETALQKANDKFERRFREVEAIIAAQGLSMPGATLEQMEAAWQQVKQGEKR from the coding sequence ATGAACGCTATTGAGCGCCTGCTTGGCATCATGAAAACCCTGCGCGATCCCCAACATGGCTGCCCGTGGGACCGTGAACAGACCTTCACCTCTATCGCGCCCTATACGCTGGAAGAAACCTATGAAGTGCTGGACGCCATCCAGCGCGAAGATTTTGACGATCTGCGCGGCGAACTGGGCGATCTGCTGTTTCAGGTGGTGTTCTATGCGCAGATGGCCAGCGAACAGGATCGTTTTAATTTTGAGGATATCTGTCACGCCATCAGTGACAAGCTGGAGCGCCGTCATCCTCACATTTTTGGCGATGCCACGGCAGAAACCAGCAGTGACGTGCTGAAAAACTGGGAAGCGATTAAAACCGCCGAGCGGGCGGATAAAGCCCAGCATTCGGCGCTGGATGATATTCCTAAAGCGCTGCCCGCACTGATGCGTGCCCATAAGATTCAGAAGCGCTGTCACAATGTGGGATTCGACTGGACCACGCTGGGGCCGGTAGTGGCAAAAGTGCATGAAGAGATTGATGAAGTGATGCACGAGGCGCAGCAGAGCGTGGTGGACGGCGAAAAGCTGGAAGAGGAGATTGGCGACCTGCTGTTTGCCACGGTTAACCTGTCGCGTCATCTTGGCAGCAAAGCGGAAACGGCGCTGCAAAAGGCGAATGACAAGTTCGAGCGTCGGTTCCGTGAAGTCGAGGCAATCATCGCAGCACAGGGGTTAAGCATGCCGGGTGCCACGCTGGAACAGATGGAAGCGGCCTGGCAGCAGGTGAAACAGGGCGAGAAGCGCTGA
- the queE gene encoding 7-carboxy-7-deazaguanine synthase QueE: MFYPINEMFQTLQGEGYYTGVPAIFIRLQGCPVGCSWCDTKHTWEKRADRETSLGDILIKTVESDAWGDADAATLLRSIEQQGWTARHVVITGGEPAIYDLRPLTTILEQHGFQCQIETSGTHEIHCSEQTWVTVSPKVNMRGGYDVLPQALSRADEIKHPVARQRDVDALDGLLAGIDDTKARIIALQPISRKDDATRLCIETCIARNWRLSMQTHKYLNIA; encoded by the coding sequence ATGTTCTACCCGATTAACGAAATGTTCCAGACACTGCAGGGCGAAGGTTATTACACCGGCGTGCCTGCCATTTTCATCCGCCTGCAGGGCTGCCCGGTGGGCTGTAGCTGGTGCGATACCAAACACACCTGGGAAAAGCGGGCAGATCGGGAAACGTCACTGGGTGATATTTTGATCAAAACGGTGGAGAGCGACGCCTGGGGCGATGCCGATGCCGCCACATTGCTTCGTAGCATCGAACAGCAGGGCTGGACGGCGCGTCATGTGGTGATCACCGGTGGTGAACCGGCGATTTACGACCTGCGTCCGTTAACCACGATTCTGGAACAGCACGGTTTCCAGTGTCAGATTGAGACCAGCGGCACTCACGAGATCCACTGTTCTGAGCAGACCTGGGTGACTGTCTCGCCGAAGGTCAACATGCGCGGCGGCTACGATGTGCTGCCCCAGGCGCTGAGCCGGGCCGATGAAATTAAACATCCGGTGGCGCGTCAGCGTGATGTGGACGCACTGGATGGGCTGCTGGCGGGGATTGACGACACCAAAGCCCGAATCATCGCTCTGCAGCCTATCAGCCGCAAAGACGATGCTACCCGACTCTGCATTGAAACCTGTATTGCACGCAACTGGCGCCTGTCGATGCAGACCCATAAATATCTCAATATCGCCTGA
- the rlmD gene encoding 23S rRNA (uracil(1939)-C(5))-methyltransferase RlmD, producing the protein MAQFYVAKQRVTTQQRITVTIDELDPFGQGVARHKGKTLFVTGALPGEQAEVVLTEDKRQFARAKVTRLISRSPDRVTPRCPHYERCGGCQQQHADVALQQQSKAQALSRMLSRAAAQNVAVDEVIAGQPWGYRRRARLGLQWQNKAQRLQMGFRQEASNDLVDIQHCPILAPELEALLVPLHQCLSALRAVRRLGHVELVLADNGPLMILRHLDALHADDREKLEQFSHKHQLMLFLDAGEEELTALSESVPFYHSHQLKLTFSPQDFIQVNDAVNQQMVAKAIAWLDLQPEDRVLDLFCGMGNFTLPVGIFVQNVVGVEGIAALVRQAAYNADLNNLKNVSFFQHNLEEEVSRQPWAAQGFNKVLLDPARAGAAGVMAHVVKLAPERVVYVSCNPTTLARDSQTLLSAGYQLERVAMLDMFPHTRHLESMVLFRKT; encoded by the coding sequence ATGGCGCAATTTTACGTTGCAAAACAGCGCGTGACGACGCAACAACGGATCACCGTCACCATTGATGAGCTCGATCCGTTCGGACAGGGCGTGGCGCGTCACAAGGGCAAAACCCTTTTTGTCACGGGTGCTCTGCCGGGTGAACAGGCGGAGGTCGTGCTGACAGAGGATAAACGTCAATTTGCCCGGGCGAAAGTGACACGACTGATTAGCCGCAGTCCGGACCGCGTTACGCCGCGCTGCCCGCACTATGAACGCTGTGGTGGCTGTCAGCAGCAGCATGCGGATGTGGCGCTGCAACAGCAGAGCAAAGCCCAGGCGCTGAGCCGGATGCTGAGCAGGGCCGCAGCACAGAACGTGGCGGTAGATGAGGTGATTGCCGGTCAGCCCTGGGGCTACCGCCGTCGCGCCCGTCTGGGTCTGCAATGGCAAAATAAAGCGCAACGCTTACAGATGGGCTTCCGCCAGGAAGCCAGCAACGATCTGGTCGATATTCAGCACTGCCCCATTTTAGCGCCCGAACTTGAAGCGTTACTGGTTCCGCTGCACCAGTGCCTCAGTGCGTTGCGCGCCGTCAGGCGTCTCGGACATGTGGAACTGGTGCTGGCGGATAACGGCCCGCTGATGATTCTGCGCCATCTTGATGCGCTGCATGCCGATGATCGTGAAAAACTGGAACAGTTTTCGCATAAGCATCAGCTGATGCTGTTCCTGGATGCGGGGGAAGAAGAACTGACGGCGTTAAGTGAGTCGGTGCCGTTTTATCACTCGCACCAGCTTAAGCTCACCTTCAGCCCACAGGATTTTATCCAGGTTAACGATGCCGTTAATCAGCAGATGGTCGCGAAGGCGATCGCCTGGCTCGACCTGCAGCCGGAAGACCGGGTGCTGGATCTGTTTTGCGGCATGGGAAACTTCACACTTCCTGTAGGAATCTTCGTACAAAATGTCGTTGGTGTGGAGGGGATTGCAGCATTAGTGCGGCAGGCAGCGTATAATGCTGATTTGAATAATCTTAAAAATGTCAGTTTCTTTCAGCATAATCTGGAAGAAGAGGTGTCGCGCCAGCCGTGGGCGGCACAGGGATTTAACAAGGTATTACTCGATCCGGCACGCGCCGGGGCTGCGGGCGTCATGGCGCATGTGGTTAAACTTGCACCAGAACGCGTGGTCTATGTTTCGTGTAATCCCACAACACTCGCCCGCGACAGCCAGACATTGCTGTCGGCAGGCTACCAATTGGAAAGGGTCGCGATGCTGGATATGTTCCCACATACCCGTCATCTCGAATCCATGGTGCTGTTCAGAAAAACATAA